The proteins below are encoded in one region of Candidatus Methylomirabilota bacterium:
- a CDS encoding SCO1664 family protein codes for MGTSTAETLELLARGEITVRGRMPRSSNATYLVEVTAGGTALLAVYKPGRGERPLWDFPPSLFRREVAAWELSQALGWAVVPPTVLREGPFGEGSLQEFVQADFAEHYFTLREAESHQDRLQRICAFDLLANNADRKSGHCLLGPDGRIWAIDNALTFHAEPKLRTVIWDFGGTAVPGPILGDVRRLQRAGLPAALAELLDPLERQALLRRARALVKAARFPEDDGAYRYPWPLV; via the coding sequence ATGGGCACCTCCACCGCTGAGACGCTGGAGCTGCTCGCCCGCGGCGAGATCACGGTGCGGGGACGGATGCCCCGCAGCAGCAACGCGACATACCTCGTCGAGGTGACGGCCGGAGGGACGGCACTGCTCGCCGTCTACAAGCCGGGCCGCGGCGAGCGGCCGCTGTGGGATTTTCCACCCAGCCTGTTCCGTCGCGAGGTCGCGGCCTGGGAGCTGTCCCAGGCGCTGGGCTGGGCCGTCGTGCCGCCCACCGTGTTGCGCGAGGGACCGTTCGGCGAGGGGTCGCTTCAGGAATTCGTGCAGGCCGATTTCGCCGAGCACTATTTCACGCTACGGGAAGCGGAGAGCCACCAGGACCGGCTGCAGCGGATCTGCGCCTTCGATCTGCTCGCCAACAACGCCGACCGCAAGAGCGGTCACTGCCTGCTGGGGCCGGACGGCCGGATCTGGGCCATCGACAACGCGCTGACCTTTCATGCCGAGCCCAAGCTCCGCACCGTCATCTGGGACTTCGGCGGCACGGCGGTCCCGGGCCCGATCCTCGGCGACGTCAGGCGCCTGCAACGGGCGGGACTGCCCGCCGCCCTGGCCGAGCTGCTCGACCCGCTCGAGCGGCAGGCCCTGCTGAGGCGGGCGCGCGCGCTGGTCAAGGCCGCTCGCTTCCCCGAGGACGACGGCGCCTACCGCTACCCCTGGCCGCTGGTGTAG